A stretch of Cyanobacterium sp. HL-69 DNA encodes these proteins:
- a CDS encoding serine protease, with protein MKKLFLFLAFLVGLWLAVFTFKIFNMGGEYQSIIVNFKDDIAVTQLEEGLNNISLKVNQTPTLNSPFSTDRNVYILEGNKETLKTLRRSELREKIEYIEPNYIYHTLEIPNDPDYSKQWNLRAINVERAWADSKGEGVTVAVIDTGVSRVPDLEQTEFVEGYDFINDRTEALDDVGHGTHVAGTIAQSTNNKYGVAGIAYKAKIMPLKVLGLGGGTVADIAEAIRFAADNGADVINMSLGGGGDSHLMREAIDYAHNKGVVIIAAAGNENENSASYPARYPKVISVSAIDAIGEKAPYSNFGAGIDISAPGGSDKGLIIQETITGSNQQPSFEGYQGTSMASPHVAGVAALIKATGIKDPEEVRQILIESAREVAEDPFNHYGAGRLDAGGAVQLALKGKITVKDFLRWLRDSGYLNPGFWIDGGTILLLPKLGMVIGSYLLAWFIRNYLVFNMSLAGGMVFGSSGLFVLQGLYIFDLPQWPLRLIGSSLPELGNVVVGTSSLNPIFASALIPFILIVLFLGHNTLKWVAIGSCLGVASCLGISAFYNPNVWGLGMGITAQGFLVVNALICFGLAYLASKNDQAIT; from the coding sequence ATGAAAAAACTCTTTTTGTTCTTAGCATTTTTGGTAGGACTGTGGTTAGCAGTTTTCACCTTCAAAATATTTAATATGGGAGGGGAATATCAATCAATTATTGTCAACTTCAAAGATGATATTGCCGTTACCCAATTAGAAGAAGGTTTAAATAACATTTCCCTCAAGGTTAATCAGACTCCTACTCTCAATAGTCCATTTTCTACTGATAGAAACGTCTATATTTTGGAAGGAAACAAAGAAACCTTAAAAACATTGAGAAGATCTGAACTTCGGGAAAAAATAGAATATATAGAACCAAACTATATCTATCACACCCTCGAAATTCCTAATGATCCAGATTATAGTAAGCAATGGAATTTAAGAGCGATTAATGTTGAGAGAGCATGGGCAGACAGTAAAGGGGAAGGTGTTACCGTGGCGGTTATCGATACAGGGGTAAGTCGTGTACCTGATTTAGAGCAAACGGAATTTGTAGAAGGATATGACTTTATAAACGATCGCACCGAAGCCCTTGATGATGTGGGGCATGGCACCCATGTGGCTGGTACTATCGCTCAATCTACCAACAATAAGTATGGGGTAGCAGGAATCGCCTACAAAGCCAAAATAATGCCCCTGAAGGTATTGGGTTTGGGGGGTGGTACCGTGGCAGACATTGCCGAAGCCATCCGTTTTGCCGCCGATAATGGCGCGGATGTTATCAACATGAGTTTGGGTGGTGGGGGAGATAGTCACCTCATGAGAGAAGCCATTGATTATGCCCATAACAAAGGTGTGGTAATCATTGCCGCCGCCGGTAACGAAAACGAAAACTCCGCTAGTTATCCCGCCCGTTACCCCAAAGTAATTAGTGTATCCGCCATAGATGCGATCGGCGAAAAAGCCCCCTATTCCAACTTTGGAGCAGGTATTGACATCAGCGCCCCAGGGGGTAGCGATAAAGGTTTAATCATCCAAGAAACCATCACAGGGAGCAATCAACAACCCTCCTTTGAAGGGTATCAGGGTACCAGTATGGCATCCCCCCACGTGGCAGGGGTAGCCGCCCTCATCAAAGCCACAGGAATAAAAGATCCTGAAGAGGTGCGACAAATTTTGATCGAGTCCGCCCGTGAAGTAGCCGAAGATCCCTTTAACCATTACGGTGCAGGACGTTTGGATGCAGGTGGTGCGGTGCAACTCGCCCTCAAGGGTAAAATTACCGTCAAAGACTTTCTCCGCTGGTTACGGGATAGCGGTTACCTAAACCCTGGTTTCTGGATTGATGGTGGCACCATTTTACTATTACCTAAATTAGGCATGGTAATCGGTTCATATCTCCTTGCTTGGTTTATCCGTAATTACCTTGTATTTAACATGAGTCTTGCGGGTGGCATGGTGTTTGGTAGTTCAGGATTATTTGTTTTACAAGGATTATATATCTTTGATTTACCCCAATGGCCTCTGCGTTTAATAGGAAGTTCTCTCCCTGAATTGGGTAATGTGGTAGTGGGTACCAGTAGCCTTAATCCTATCTTTGCCAGTGCCTTAATTCCCTTTATCTTAATTGTTCTATTTTTGGGACATAACACTTTAAAGTGGGTTGCCATTGGCTCTTGTTTGGGGGTTGCTTCCTGCCTCGGTATTTCTGCTTTTTATAACCCTAATGTGTGGGGTTTAGGTATGGGTATCACCGCGCAAGGCTTTTTAGTTGTTAATGCCCTTATCTGTTTCGGTTTGGCATATCTTGCAAGTAAAAATGATCAGGCGATAACTTAA
- the ybeY gene encoding rRNA maturation factor YbeY has protein sequence MNKYNIDLYLEDNFFAPQNESLPIMEEQWRSWFSIWLAMTDNDLEEDKNYEVSLVLTNDEDIKELNSQFRQKDQATDVLAFASLDDEFSPPDMVNTIPLGDVIISIETAQKQAKEQNHSLKNELAWLASHGFLHLLGWDHPNNDSLREMLAEQQKLLDGVGIDKISLDFLKIS, from the coding sequence ATGAATAAATATAATATTGATCTTTATCTTGAAGATAATTTTTTTGCTCCTCAAAATGAATCTTTGCCTATTATGGAGGAACAATGGCGATCGTGGTTTTCTATTTGGTTAGCCATGACAGATAATGACCTTGAAGAAGATAAAAACTATGAAGTTAGTTTGGTGTTAACCAATGATGAAGATATAAAAGAATTAAATAGTCAATTCAGACAAAAAGATCAAGCCACGGACGTTTTAGCCTTCGCTAGTCTGGATGATGAATTTTCACCCCCCGACATGGTGAATACGATTCCCCTCGGTGATGTGATTATTTCCATAGAAACAGCCCAAAAACAGGCAAAAGAACAAAATCACTCTCTCAAGAATGAATTAGCATGGTTAGCTTCCCACGGTTTTTTACATCTTTTAGGTTGGGATCATCCTAACAATGATTCTCTGAGGGAAATGTTGGCAGAGCAACAAAAACTCCTTGATGGGGTAGGAATTGATAAAATTAGTCTTGATTTTCTGAAGATTTCTTGA
- the dnaG gene encoding DNA primase DnaG: protein MEKISLHPDTINEVKEKIDLVEIVSDYVVLQKKGREFSGLCPFHDEKSPSFTVSPTKQLYYCFGCGAGGGAIKFLMDINKQSFKEVVLNLAHRYQIPVKSLAPEQQKEIQKQISLREQLYEILAVASSFYQHSLRQKEGEEALKYLTEKRALDEETIQGFQLGYAPNNWETLYNYLVEIKNYPVMLVAQAGLIKERNKGDGYIDYFRNRLMIPIIDKEGRVIAFGARSLDGNEPKYLNSPETELFSKSKTLFALDKAKKTIVKEDKAIVVEGYFDAIALHRYNIKNAVAVLGTALTQSHVKLLSRYTESKEIIINFDADKAGLKATERAIKEVETLIYSGQMKLKVVNIPDGKDADEFLAMDMEAKEKYLTLMENAPLWLDWQIQQILVSRNLRKSGDFELAFQGIVRLIKKISKDSTKDYYLSSCAELLCRGRSESKSLNSQEFKRIYQSLQTATKTYNQKKNYRKTSTFLGKSSENIKIEEAEFLILLIYLHCPKWRDDIIEQLDQKDLVFTFKPYRFLWQQIHSLNIEQLDNTDNNLLLMLQENMNIPPEMSPILNPVLYPTENVSQRLFAPEANFLSAIASLQSIKLEKYKQYCQQQIPELEKENNLDKMQHFYQEILITEKQLQELKNMRFQTSEI from the coding sequence ATGGAAAAAATAAGTCTTCATCCCGACACCATCAACGAAGTCAAGGAAAAAATTGACCTTGTGGAAATAGTTTCTGACTATGTAGTTTTACAGAAAAAAGGGCGAGAGTTTAGCGGTTTATGTCCTTTCCATGACGAAAAAAGCCCTAGTTTTACCGTTAGCCCCACCAAACAACTTTACTACTGTTTCGGTTGTGGGGCTGGAGGAGGCGCCATCAAATTTTTGATGGATATAAATAAACAATCTTTTAAGGAAGTTGTATTAAATCTTGCCCACCGTTATCAAATACCCGTTAAAAGTTTAGCTCCCGAACAACAAAAAGAAATTCAAAAACAGATTTCTTTGAGGGAACAATTATACGAAATTTTGGCAGTGGCTTCTAGTTTTTATCAACATAGTTTACGACAAAAAGAAGGAGAAGAAGCCCTTAAATATTTAACCGAAAAAAGAGCCTTAGATGAAGAAACTATCCAAGGTTTTCAATTAGGATATGCTCCGAATAATTGGGAAACTCTTTATAATTATTTAGTGGAAATCAAAAATTATCCTGTGATGTTAGTTGCCCAAGCGGGATTAATTAAAGAAAGAAATAAGGGAGATGGATATATTGATTATTTTCGCAATCGTTTAATGATTCCTATTATTGATAAAGAGGGAAGGGTAATTGCTTTTGGGGCAAGAAGTCTCGATGGTAATGAGCCAAAATATTTAAACTCCCCTGAGACGGAATTATTTTCTAAAAGTAAAACTTTATTCGCCCTTGATAAGGCAAAAAAAACCATTGTTAAAGAGGATAAAGCCATAGTTGTTGAGGGATATTTTGATGCGATCGCCCTTCATCGTTATAATATAAAAAATGCTGTAGCTGTGTTAGGCACTGCTTTAACTCAAAGCCATGTCAAACTCCTTTCTCGTTACACTGAATCTAAGGAAATTATTATCAATTTTGATGCGGATAAAGCTGGTTTAAAAGCAACAGAAAGAGCCATAAAAGAGGTAGAAACTCTGATTTATTCAGGGCAAATGAAGTTAAAAGTTGTTAATATTCCTGATGGTAAAGATGCTGATGAATTTTTAGCTATGGATATGGAAGCCAAGGAAAAGTACCTGACTTTGATGGAAAATGCTCCGTTATGGTTAGATTGGCAAATACAGCAAATCTTAGTTAGTAGGAATTTACGGAAAAGTGGTGATTTTGAGTTAGCTTTTCAAGGGATTGTCAGATTAATAAAAAAAATTAGTAAAGATTCCACCAAAGATTATTATTTATCCAGTTGTGCAGAGTTATTATGTCGGGGTAGAAGTGAATCTAAGAGTCTTAATTCCCAAGAGTTTAAAAGAATTTATCAGAGTTTACAAACGGCAACAAAAACTTATAATCAGAAAAAAAATTACCGTAAGACAAGTACTTTTTTGGGCAAAAGTTCAGAGAATATAAAAATAGAGGAAGCAGAGTTTTTAATTTTATTAATTTACCTTCATTGTCCTAAGTGGAGAGATGATATAATTGAGCAATTAGACCAAAAAGATTTAGTTTTTACTTTCAAACCCTATCGTTTTTTGTGGCAACAAATTCATAGTTTAAATATCGAACAACTAGATAATACTGATAATAATTTATTGTTAATGTTGCAAGAAAATATGAATATTCCCCCAGAAATGTCCCCTATATTAAACCCTGTTTTGTATCCTACCGAAAATGTAAGTCAACGACTTTTTGCACCAGAAGCTAATTTTTTAAGTGCGATCGCCTCTCTCCAATCCATTAAACTAGAAAAGTATAAACAATATTGTCAGCAACAAATTCCTGAACTAGAAAAAGAAAATAATTTAGACAAAATGCAACACTTTTACCAAGAAATACTTATTACAGAAAAACAATTACAAGAGTTAAAAAATATGAGATTTCAAACCTCAGAAATTTAG
- the miaA gene encoding tRNA dimethylallyltransferase MiaA yields MKKYSLIVVCGATASGKSSLALKLAQKLNSIIISADSRQIYQEFDIGTAKPSIQEQKTVPHHLIDICHPTETLTLADYQEKAQALIQQNHHLPPLLVGGTGLYIKSITKGLKIPRVAPQPQLRQQLMTYDQKQRYAMLKQVDDEATKKIHPNDETRTIRALEVYYVTGQPISEQQGECPPSYPILQIGLHCDGEMSRTRISKRTAMMLEDGLVREVETLMAKYGADLPLLNTLGYGEIKQYLLGDISLDEARDLIVTHTCQFAKRQRTWFNAYPEINWFDADASDLFRQVTDLIEG; encoded by the coding sequence ATGAAAAAATATTCCCTTATTGTTGTGTGTGGCGCTACCGCTAGCGGAAAATCATCCCTTGCCCTCAAACTAGCCCAAAAATTAAACAGTATCATCATCAGCGCCGACTCTCGCCAAATATACCAAGAATTTGACATCGGCACAGCCAAACCCAGTATCCAAGAGCAAAAAACCGTCCCCCATCACCTCATCGATATTTGTCACCCCACCGAAACCCTTACCCTTGCCGATTACCAAGAAAAAGCCCAAGCCCTTATCCAACAAAATCATCATCTTCCTCCCCTTTTAGTTGGTGGCACAGGATTGTATATCAAATCCATTACCAAAGGGCTAAAAATTCCCCGTGTAGCCCCTCAACCGCAACTCAGACAACAATTGATGACTTATGATCAAAAACAGCGGTATGCTATGTTAAAACAAGTTGATGACGAAGCTACTAAAAAAATTCACCCTAACGATGAAACTAGAACCATTAGAGCCTTAGAGGTTTATTATGTCACAGGACAGCCCATTTCTGAACAACAGGGAGAATGCCCCCCTTCTTATCCCATTTTACAAATAGGTTTACATTGTGATGGGGAAATGAGTCGCACCAGAATTAGTAAACGCACCGCCATGATGTTGGAGGATGGATTGGTGAGGGAGGTAGAAACTTTGATGGCAAAATATGGGGCTGATTTACCGTTACTAAATACCCTTGGTTATGGGGAAATTAAGCAATATTTATTGGGTGATATATCTTTGGATGAGGCACGGGATTTGATTGTTACCCATACTTGTCAGTTTGCGAAAAGACAGAGGACATGGTTTAATGCCTATCCTGAGATTAATTGGTTTGATGCTGATGCCTCTGATTTGTTTAGGCAGGTTACGGATTTAATTGAGGGGTAA
- the pcrA gene encoding ATP-dependent DNA helicase PcrA gives MERTDCYNEIVSILQLNCSMTSNSDFLDHLNSAQRTAVEHFNGPLLVVAGAGSGKTRALTYRIANLIKTHQVSPENIFAVTFTNKAAKEMKERIELIFAQEMADRKHQQKLESLPELEQKNIRSKVYRGTIKPLWIGTFHSLCAKILRFDLNKYQDEKGRKWERNFTILDESDVQSIVKQIVVKKLNLDDKKFDPKKMRYGISNAKNLGFSPSQYAIERPDYRGRVLAEIYEEYQNELAKNNALDFDDLLLIPVRIFQQNESVLGYWHQQFRHILVDEYQDTNQIQYQLIQLLATNNEPDKKHWNWQNRSIFVVGDADQSIYSFRMADFTILLNFQQDFGDGLADDDTRTMVKLEENYRSRENILQAANYLIENNSQRIDKVLRATRAEGEAIYCYRGNNEREEASFVIRKIESMVKQNPSLDWGKFAILYRINSQSRAFEDELIRRSIPYNIVGGFKFYERKEIKDALAYLKLIINPADTVSLLRVINTPKRGIGKTTTENLITASQELNIPLWEIISDQTSVNTIAGRAAKRISQFASLISNCQEKVKDIPGTQILEEVLEVSGYLDDLKQQGTDEAENRQENLNELLNAMMQFQEDNEDASLEGFLSNASLASDLDNLDEGDSAVSLMTLHSAKGLEFPVVFLVGFEQGLLPHNRSLNDPLDLEEERRLCYVGITRAKEQLFLTHARERYSWGNVDFCAPSQFLAELPQDLISTNLTPSYATGNIITEEKEEKPKCSENWQEGDRLYHPTFGNGVVTHILGLGKKNTIVVNFEVGRKIINPSHTKLSKLT, from the coding sequence ATGGAACGTACCGACTGTTATAATGAGATTGTGTCCATTTTACAACTTAACTGCTCGATGACTTCTAACTCTGACTTTCTCGACCATCTAAACTCCGCCCAACGTACCGCTGTAGAACACTTCAATGGACCTTTATTAGTGGTTGCAGGGGCTGGTTCAGGAAAAACTAGAGCTTTGACATATCGTATCGCAAATTTAATAAAAACCCACCAAGTATCCCCAGAAAATATCTTTGCTGTAACCTTTACCAACAAAGCAGCGAAGGAAATGAAGGAAAGAATTGAGTTAATTTTTGCCCAAGAGATGGCAGACAGAAAGCATCAACAAAAGTTAGAATCTCTACCAGAATTGGAGCAGAAAAATATTAGGTCAAAGGTATATCGTGGCACCATAAAACCCCTTTGGATTGGGACTTTTCATAGTCTTTGTGCCAAAATTTTACGATTTGATTTGAATAAATATCAGGATGAGAAAGGGAGAAAGTGGGAAAGGAATTTTACTATTTTAGATGAGTCTGATGTTCAAAGTATTGTCAAACAAATTGTTGTTAAAAAGCTCAATTTAGATGATAAAAAGTTTGACCCTAAAAAGATGCGTTATGGCATTAGTAATGCCAAAAACTTGGGTTTTTCTCCTTCTCAATATGCTATCGAAAGACCGGATTATCGAGGTAGAGTTTTAGCAGAAATTTATGAAGAATATCAAAATGAATTAGCAAAAAATAATGCCTTAGATTTCGATGATTTATTGTTAATTCCTGTACGAATTTTTCAGCAAAATGAATCTGTTTTAGGTTATTGGCATCAACAATTTAGACATATATTAGTAGATGAATATCAAGATACAAACCAAATTCAGTATCAATTAATTCAACTTTTAGCTACTAATAATGAGCCTGATAAAAAACACTGGAATTGGCAAAATAGATCTATTTTTGTGGTAGGAGATGCTGATCAATCTATCTATTCTTTTCGGATGGCAGATTTCACAATTTTGCTTAATTTTCAGCAGGATTTTGGGGATGGTTTGGCAGATGATGATACTCGCACTATGGTTAAGTTGGAGGAAAATTATCGCTCTCGAGAAAACATTTTACAAGCGGCTAATTATTTAATTGAAAATAATAGTCAGAGGATTGATAAGGTATTACGGGCAACCCGTGCGGAGGGAGAGGCTATTTATTGTTATCGGGGCAATAATGAGAGGGAAGAGGCTTCTTTTGTTATACGAAAAATTGAAAGTATGGTAAAACAAAACCCTAGTTTAGATTGGGGTAAGTTTGCTATTTTATATCGTATTAACTCTCAATCAAGGGCTTTTGAAGATGAGTTAATTAGACGTAGTATTCCTTATAATATTGTGGGGGGTTTTAAGTTTTATGAAAGAAAAGAAATTAAAGATGCTCTTGCATATCTAAAGTTGATTATAAACCCTGCGGATACGGTGAGTTTATTGAGGGTAATTAATACTCCAAAAAGGGGTATTGGAAAAACTACCACAGAAAATTTAATTACGGCTTCTCAAGAGTTAAATATACCTCTTTGGGAAATAATAAGCGACCAAACTTCAGTAAATACCATTGCGGGAAGGGCAGCTAAAAGAATTAGTCAATTTGCTAGTCTTATTAGTAATTGTCAGGAAAAAGTAAAGGATATTCCGGGGACACAAATTTTGGAGGAAGTGCTAGAAGTATCTGGTTATTTGGATGATTTGAAGCAACAAGGCACTGATGAGGCGGAAAATAGGCAGGAAAACTTGAATGAGTTGTTAAATGCCATGATGCAGTTTCAGGAGGATAATGAGGATGCTAGTTTGGAAGGATTTTTGAGCAATGCTTCTTTGGCTTCGGATTTGGATAATTTGGATGAGGGAGATTCGGCGGTTTCTTTGATGACTCTCCATTCGGCGAAGGGTTTAGAGTTTCCTGTGGTGTTTTTGGTTGGTTTTGAGCAAGGTTTATTACCCCATAACCGTAGTTTAAATGATCCTTTGGATTTGGAGGAAGAAAGACGTTTGTGTTATGTAGGGATTACACGAGCGAAGGAACAATTATTCCTTACCCATGCACGGGAGCGTTATTCTTGGGGTAATGTGGATTTTTGTGCGCCTTCTCAGTTTTTGGCTGAGTTGCCCCAAGATTTGATTTCTACTAATTTAACCCCTAGTTATGCCACGGGAAATATTATTACCGAGGAGAAGGAGGAAAAGCCTAAATGCTCTGAAAATTGGCAAGAGGGCGATCGCCTGTACCACCCCACTTTCGGTAATGGTGTAGTCACCCATATTTTAGGATTAGGCAAAAAAAATACCATTGTGGTTAACTTTGAAGTGGGCAGAAAGATTATTAATCCTAGTCATACCAAATTATCTAAATTGACTTAA
- the nadB gene encoding L-aspartate oxidase NadB, with product MNFTPPLPDHFDVIIVGSGAAGLYAALKLPAELRICLITKDKLKKGASDWAQGGIAAAIAPNDSPVLHLEDTLKAGAGLCDRTAVQYLVENAVTSIRSLLEMGVEFDRHNDELAMTLEAAHSFPRVLHAADTTGRAIVSILRQRVIESEHISIYEQAYALDLWLDEKREKCQGLCLLHDNKITWLGAKAVILATGGGGQVFAQTTNPKVSTGDGVALAWRSGALLRNLEFVQFHPTALKKENAPRFLISEAVRGEGAHLIDREGYRFAFDYHPKGELAPRDVVSRAIYNHLQKISPNPALDNVFLDLRPIPRPRLEYRFPNIIRRCQEWGIDLFSQPIPVSPAAHYWMGGIAVDLHNKTSIDGLYAIGETANTGVHGANRLASNSLLECLVFGETLKDLDFDSLVYPFLNTDNIPLGDNHWQDDMAVVNKIRTELPLLIWEVAGICRRDDMLLRAIALVEQWHNDIDNLKIGQFLKNLNPQHSYSLQSPILEQQLKLTAETLNLLEVGYLIVKSAQFRTESRGGHYRLDYPETKENWQCHTLIKHHNWWSEGVNNG from the coding sequence TTGAACTTTACTCCTCCTTTGCCTGATCATTTCGATGTTATTATTGTGGGCTCTGGGGCTGCTGGTTTATATGCTGCCCTCAAACTTCCTGCTGAGTTACGTATTTGTCTAATTACTAAGGATAAGCTGAAAAAGGGGGCCAGTGATTGGGCGCAGGGGGGCATTGCAGCAGCGATCGCCCCTAATGATTCACCTGTACTACATTTAGAAGATACTTTAAAAGCAGGGGCTGGACTGTGCGATCGCACAGCGGTACAATATTTAGTAGAAAATGCGGTGACTTCCATTCGCTCATTGTTGGAAATGGGGGTAGAATTTGATCGTCACAATGATGAATTAGCGATGACATTGGAAGCTGCCCATTCTTTTCCGAGGGTACTCCATGCAGCGGATACCACGGGGAGGGCGATTGTTTCTATTTTAAGACAAAGGGTAATCGAAAGTGAACATATTTCCATTTATGAACAAGCCTACGCCCTTGACTTATGGCTAGATGAAAAAAGGGAAAAATGTCAGGGGCTTTGTTTATTGCATGATAATAAAATTACTTGGTTGGGAGCAAAAGCCGTTATTCTTGCTACAGGGGGAGGAGGGCAGGTATTCGCCCAAACCACTAACCCCAAGGTAAGCACAGGGGATGGGGTTGCCCTGGCATGGCGCAGCGGTGCGCTGTTGCGTAACCTCGAATTTGTGCAGTTTCATCCTACGGCTTTGAAGAAGGAAAATGCCCCTCGTTTTCTCATCAGTGAAGCGGTGAGGGGGGAAGGCGCCCACCTAATTGATAGGGAGGGTTACAGATTCGCTTTTGATTATCACCCCAAGGGGGAATTGGCACCCCGTGATGTGGTTAGCCGTGCTATTTACAACCATTTACAGAAAATTAGCCCTAATCCAGCTTTAGATAACGTATTTCTCGATTTACGCCCGATTCCTCGTCCTCGCTTAGAGTATCGTTTTCCTAATATCATCAGACGTTGTCAGGAGTGGGGCATTGATTTATTTTCCCAGCCGATTCCTGTTTCCCCTGCTGCCCATTATTGGATGGGGGGTATTGCGGTGGATTTGCACAATAAAACTTCCATTGATGGGTTATACGCCATCGGAGAAACGGCAAATACGGGGGTACATGGGGCGAATCGTTTGGCTAGTAATTCTCTTTTGGAGTGTTTGGTGTTTGGAGAAACTCTCAAGGATTTGGATTTTGATTCCCTAGTTTATCCTTTTTTGAATACTGATAATATTCCTTTGGGGGATAATCACTGGCAGGATGATATGGCAGTAGTTAATAAGATTCGCACAGAGTTACCTCTTTTGATTTGGGAGGTGGCGGGGATTTGTCGTCGTGATGATATGTTGCTAAGGGCGATCGCTCTTGTGGAACAATGGCATAATGACATAGACAATCTAAAAATCGGTCAATTTCTCAAAAACTTAAATCCTCAGCACTCATACAGCCTACAATCTCCTATTTTAGAACAACAGCTAAAACTAACCGCAGAAACCCTCAACCTTTTAGAAGTCGGATACTTAATTGTCAAATCTGCACAATTCCGCACCGAAAGCAGAGGAGGGCATTATCGTCTTGACTACCCAGAAACCAAAGAAAATTGGCAATGTCATACCCTAATTAAACATCATAACTGGTGGTCAGAAGGAGTTAACAATGGATAA
- a CDS encoding serine/threonine protein kinase, bacterial, whose amino-acid sequence MSLGKGKQNQQNQRILADRYQLIELIGSGAMGQVYRGEDKLLGGVVVAVKFLSQTLLNDKMRHRFEREATISALLGEKSIHIIRVRDYGVDENEVPYYVMEFLEGESLSQVIKFQPLPLKRFLYLSRQICVGMDAAHSGIMLKGELCQVVHRDIKPSNVLVMQDPTLGELVKILDFGIAKLVQANATQTHSFMGTLAYCSPEQMEGKELDNRSDIYSLGVMMYEMLTLEMPILPETSSFGAWYKAHHDFKPRPFDAHLKIPQELKDVIMKCMEKSRDNRPQTVAEILRVIEVLEKDNKSNHHTPDRMTAFSGQKTIVADTYDSDDIGSQGDRTEVAPKMDLSATMISKNLTWPNNKPIQKIVFPKVVISSGQTFPSLWVMIERDDILSRIKDMRYNQFLFLNSPHPMILWITVIYNPHRGPRWLPCYLDLKSQTSRQVTAALAKTGSYKILFFAVEEPGRCQHVTGSTIASNQCKIMAEWLENSKNTPNQGDAKMSKQRLRDEFNKLKPVILSKLKNSYKS is encoded by the coding sequence ATGAGTTTAGGGAAAGGCAAACAAAATCAACAAAATCAGCGTATATTAGCAGATCGCTATCAGTTAATTGAATTAATCGGTAGTGGTGCTATGGGGCAGGTATATCGAGGAGAAGATAAACTGCTCGGTGGCGTGGTGGTTGCGGTGAAGTTTTTGTCTCAAACCTTGCTCAATGATAAGATGCGTCATCGCTTTGAGCGGGAAGCGACCATCAGCGCCCTTTTGGGGGAAAAAAGTATCCATATCATCAGGGTAAGGGATTATGGTGTTGATGAAAATGAAGTTCCTTACTATGTGATGGAGTTTTTAGAGGGGGAGAGTTTAAGTCAGGTAATTAAGTTTCAGCCTTTGCCCCTTAAACGTTTTCTCTACCTCAGTCGTCAAATATGTGTGGGAATGGATGCTGCCCACAGTGGTATTATGCTCAAAGGGGAATTGTGTCAGGTGGTTCACCGAGATATAAAACCGAGTAATGTATTGGTGATGCAAGATCCTACCTTGGGGGAATTGGTCAAAATTCTTGATTTTGGGATTGCCAAGTTGGTACAGGCAAACGCTACTCAAACCCATTCTTTTATGGGTACTTTGGCTTATTGTTCCCCTGAACAAATGGAAGGTAAAGAGTTGGACAATCGCTCTGATATTTACAGTTTGGGGGTAATGATGTATGAAATGCTTACCCTTGAAATGCCCATTTTACCTGAAACTTCTTCTTTTGGGGCTTGGTACAAAGCCCACCATGACTTTAAACCTCGTCCTTTTGATGCCCATCTCAAAATTCCCCAAGAATTGAAGGATGTCATCATGAAGTGTATGGAAAAGTCTCGGGATAATCGTCCTCAAACGGTAGCGGAAATTTTACGGGTAATTGAGGTTTTGGAGAAGGATAATAAATCTAATCATCATACCCCTGATCGTATGACGGCTTTTAGTGGTCAAAAAACCATTGTGGCGGATACCTATGATTCCGATGATATAGGTTCTCAGGGCGATCGCACCGAAGTCGCTCCCAAAATGGATCTCAGTGCCACAATGATTTCTAAAAATCTCACTTGGCCCAATAATAAACCAATCCAAAAAATTGTTTTTCCCAAGGTGGTCATTAGTTCTGGGCAAACCTTTCCCAGTCTTTGGGTGATGATTGAAAGAGATGATATTCTCAGTCGTATCAAGGATATGAGATACAATCAGTTTCTTTTTCTCAACTCTCCCCATCCCATGATTCTCTGGATTACGGTGATTTACAATCCCCATCGAGGCCCCCGTTGGTTGCCTTGTTACCTTGATCTCAAATCTCAAACTTCCCGTCAGGTAACAGCTGCCCTTGCCAAAACTGGTAGTTATAAAATCCTCTTTTTTGCGGTAGAAGAGCCGGGAAGGTGTCAACACGTCACAGGTTCAACCATTGCTTCTAATCAATGTAAAATCATGGCAGAGTGGCTGGAGAATAGTAAAAATACGCCCAATCAGGGAGATGCAAAAATGAGTAAGCAAAGATTGAGGGATGAATTTAATAAGTTAAAGCCCGTGATTCTTTCTAAGCTGAAAAATAGCTATAAATCTTAG